The Dehalogenimonas sp. 4OHTPN genome window below encodes:
- a CDS encoding DUF6512 family protein, with translation MNRILRWELLGIFFVFSLGALLHFVFEWSGESPLVGAFASVNESVWEHFKQGFWPMVLWAAIEYRFIRGEVNNILIAKTVAVYLIPTVTALIFYGYTSITGEEVLIVDILIFAAAVAVGQLVSYKILTSGKLPGYMNWVGLVMIIALGSAMILFTFNPPELPIFQDPNGFYGIPFGAR, from the coding sequence ATGAATCGTATCCTTAGATGGGAACTCCTCGGCATCTTCTTCGTCTTCAGCCTCGGCGCGCTGCTGCATTTTGTCTTTGAGTGGTCTGGAGAATCGCCGCTGGTCGGCGCCTTTGCCTCCGTCAATGAAAGTGTCTGGGAACATTTCAAGCAGGGTTTCTGGCCAATGGTGCTCTGGGCGGCCATCGAATATCGCTTTATACGGGGCGAGGTCAATAATATCCTGATCGCCAAGACCGTTGCCGTTTATCTTATCCCAACTGTCACAGCGCTCATATTCTATGGCTACACCTCGATCACCGGGGAAGAAGTCCTCATCGTCGATATTTTGATTTTCGCCGCGGCAGTCGCTGTCGGCCAATTAGTCAGCTACAAGATACTTACGTCGGGCAAGCTCCCCGGTTACATGAATTGGGTGGGGCTGGTCATGATCATCGCCCTCGGGTCGGCGATGATATTATTCACCTTTAACCCGCCGGAACTGCCCATTTTCCAGGACCCGAACGGCTTTTATGGCATCCCCTTCGGCGCCCGCTAA
- a CDS encoding amino acid ABC transporter ATP-binding protein: MAEPIIQIEDVHKRFGRVHALRGVSLNIEKGEVVVIIGPSGSGKSTLLRCINRLEEYNSGKIIVDGIPLDTTENINAVRREVGMVFQQFNLFSHLSVLDNLVLAQCQVRKRSREEAVETARQLLKKVGIPEKEGAFPGQLSGGQQQRVAIARALAMNPKIMLFDEPTSALDPEMIKEVLDVMAALAAEGMTMVVVSHEMGFARAAADRMIFMDEGRIVEMASPKEFFTNPKEERSRAFLSKVLHIH, translated from the coding sequence ATGGCTGAGCCGATCATCCAGATAGAAGACGTCCACAAGCGCTTCGGTCGGGTGCATGCTCTGCGCGGCGTCAGCCTCAACATCGAGAAGGGCGAAGTCGTTGTCATCATCGGCCCGTCCGGTTCGGGTAAATCGACTCTCCTCCGCTGCATCAACAGGCTGGAAGAATACAACTCCGGTAAGATTATCGTCGACGGCATTCCGCTGGATACCACCGAGAACATCAACGCCGTCCGTCGCGAGGTGGGCATGGTCTTCCAGCAGTTCAATCTTTTTTCCCACCTCTCGGTGCTGGATAACCTGGTGCTTGCCCAGTGCCAGGTGCGCAAGCGCTCCAGGGAAGAAGCCGTTGAGACGGCGCGCCAGCTCTTGAAAAAGGTGGGCATACCGGAGAAGGAAGGCGCCTTCCCGGGACAGCTTTCCGGCGGCCAGCAGCAGCGGGTGGCTATCGCCCGGGCGCTGGCGATGAACCCCAAAATCATGCTCTTCGATGAGCCGACTTCAGCCCTTGACCCGGAAATGATTAAAGAGGTCCTCGATGTCATGGCCGCCCTGGCCGCAGAAGGCATGACCATGGTGGTGGTGTCCCACGAGATGGGCTTTGCCCGCGCCGCCGCCGACCGTATGATCTTCATGGACGAAGGCCGGATTGTGGAGATGGCCTCGCCTAAAGAATTCTTCACCAACCCCAAAGAGGAGAGGTCACGGGCATTTCTGTCCAAGGTGCTGCATATCCACTAG
- a CDS encoding amino acid ABC transporter permease, which yields MVSLMMKDQKPVIPPEEELKFITGGEVNIRQDPWWWLVAGVAGLILLLVIARPDPFRDLVVFARDGIAVTILVTVTSYVLMLVAGLFGGLGRLSKNKILFGISSLYVEVIRGIPLLVQLIGWYFASPVVIQKVGEWLNISVLAGYQANPIVTAIIAITVCYGAYMSEIVRAGIQSIPKGQMEAARSLGMSHFQAMRFVVLPQAFRVILPPMGNEFIALLKDSSLVSVVAVADLTRRGREFMAANFNPIETWTMVALLYLIMTLFAARIVSFIEKKTRYER from the coding sequence TTGGTCAGCTTAATGATGAAAGACCAGAAACCGGTAATCCCGCCGGAAGAAGAGCTTAAATTCATCACCGGCGGTGAAGTCAACATCCGTCAGGACCCCTGGTGGTGGCTGGTGGCAGGGGTGGCTGGCCTAATCCTGTTGCTGGTGATTGCCCGGCCGGATCCCTTTCGCGATCTCGTCGTTTTTGCCCGCGACGGGATTGCCGTCACCATCCTGGTTACAGTGACATCATATGTCCTGATGCTTGTCGCCGGGCTGTTTGGCGGCCTGGGCCGGCTGTCGAAGAATAAGATACTTTTCGGTATCAGTTCTCTCTATGTCGAGGTCATCCGCGGCATCCCGCTCCTGGTACAGCTCATAGGCTGGTATTTTGCCTCGCCGGTGGTGATCCAGAAAGTCGGCGAGTGGCTGAACATTTCCGTTCTTGCCGGTTACCAGGCCAATCCGATTGTCACTGCCATTATTGCCATCACCGTCTGTTACGGCGCCTACATGTCAGAGATTGTCCGCGCCGGCATCCAAAGCATTCCAAAGGGACAGATGGAAGCCGCCCGCTCCCTGGGCATGAGCCATTTCCAGGCGATGCGCTTCGTGGTGCTGCCGCAGGCCTTCCGCGTCATCCTGCCGCCAATGGGCAACGAATTCATCGCCCTGCTTAAAGATTCGTCGCTGGTTTCCGTAGTCGCCGTCGCTGACCTGACCCGCCGCGGCCGGGAGTTCATGGCTGCCAATTTTAATCCCATCGAGACCTGGACGATGGTGGCCTTGCTTTACCTCATCATGACCCTGTTCGCCGCGCGAATAGTCTCCTTCATCGAGAAAAAGACAAGGTACGAGCGATAA
- a CDS encoding basic amino acid ABC transporter substrate-binding protein produces MKKFLWILVALVAVFGLALPGCGDSSTNPTTSAGPLKIVVATDATWAPFEYVDTASGKIVGFDIDLMNAIAERAGLQIEYKNVEWDSLLAGMAQGTYDAAISSITIKPDRLEKMNFSNAYFNAGQIIVVRANNTTITGANNISGKVGVQTGTTGDDEVSAMTGVTKVGYDEIGLAFAALLTNQIDALVCDTPVADGYVKKNAGQLKTVGGILSSEEYGIAVAKGKTDVLNKINEGLAKAKADGIIDQLIQKWLVG; encoded by the coding sequence ATGAAAAAATTCCTCTGGATCCTGGTCGCCCTCGTTGCCGTCTTCGGCCTGGCGCTGCCTGGCTGCGGTGACAGCAGCACCAATCCCACCACTTCAGCCGGACCGCTGAAGATCGTGGTCGCCACCGATGCCACATGGGCGCCGTTTGAGTACGTTGATACCGCCAGCGGCAAGATTGTCGGTTTCGACATCGACCTGATGAATGCCATCGCCGAACGCGCCGGCCTGCAAATCGAATACAAAAACGTTGAATGGGATTCCCTGCTGGCCGGCATGGCCCAGGGCACCTACGATGCCGCTATTTCATCCATCACCATCAAGCCGGACCGCTTGGAGAAAATGAACTTCTCCAACGCTTACTTCAACGCCGGCCAGATCATCGTCGTCCGCGCCAATAACACCACCATCACCGGGGCTAACAACATCTCGGGCAAAGTGGGCGTTCAGACCGGTACTACCGGCGATGATGAAGTTTCGGCGATGACTGGCGTGACCAAGGTCGGTTATGACGAGATCGGTCTGGCGTTTGCCGCCCTTTTGACCAACCAGATCGACGCACTGGTGTGCGATACCCCGGTTGCCGACGGCTACGTCAAAAAGAACGCCGGGCAGCTCAAGACGGTTGGCGGCATCCTGTCTTCCGAGGAATACGGCATCGCTGTGGCAAAAGGCAAGACCGACGTCCTGAACAAGATCAACGAAGGCTTGGCCAAAGCCAAGGCCGATGGCATCATCGACCAACTTATTCAGAAATGGCTGGTCGGCTAA
- a CDS encoding radical SAM protein, which translates to MKILLVNPARKHLATFGHHSVFPNSLLYIAAVLEKAGHDVRIYDNQVDLREPKDFTAWAPQLVGFSVLSGPNIAEAIQQTREFKALLPGVKTVWGNVHPSVLPQQTAAEDYIDYLCIGAGEYLMVELANHLETGAPPIDRIKGLVWKNNGNIVINEPSEFIKNLDELPDPAWHLIDVPKYWEKSLNTSRGCPSKCTFCYSPLFYKGYSGDLSAERIVSQIEHLYRTYGVKFMRFFEDTFTCNRDRLRKFCELMIERKVPVQWDCDSRIGLSDEDIGLMSKAGCLSVGLGIESGSPRVIKFIKKGITVKAVEETIQRLARHKIMPRLYFIAELPTETVEEFQETQNLIKRLDKPPYQYMPYMPFPATVLYDYIIKEGLIQKPKHLAEWAGVLTLRSMNPSYLKVPPEMLDKALDDLRDMYFLRPLRFALRHMPLYFTRLAPTPGNLLKGLKRFWLYFSTRPLPEGRIRGQLR; encoded by the coding sequence TTGAAAATTCTCCTGGTTAATCCCGCCCGGAAACACCTGGCCACCTTCGGCCATCACAGCGTTTTCCCCAACAGCCTGCTTTATATTGCGGCTGTGCTGGAGAAAGCCGGCCACGACGTGCGCATCTATGACAACCAAGTAGACCTGCGCGAGCCGAAAGACTTCACCGCCTGGGCGCCCCAACTGGTCGGCTTCTCCGTTCTTTCCGGGCCTAACATCGCCGAGGCCATCCAGCAGACCAGGGAGTTCAAGGCGCTGCTGCCCGGGGTGAAGACCGTTTGGGGCAACGTCCACCCCAGCGTTCTGCCGCAACAGACCGCCGCCGAGGATTACATTGACTACCTGTGTATCGGCGCCGGGGAATACCTGATGGTCGAGCTGGCAAATCACCTCGAGACCGGGGCGCCGCCAATCGACAGGATCAAAGGACTCGTTTGGAAGAACAACGGCAACATTGTAATAAATGAACCGAGCGAGTTCATCAAGAACCTCGACGAGCTGCCGGACCCGGCCTGGCACCTGATTGACGTGCCCAAATACTGGGAAAAATCCTTGAACACATCCCGCGGTTGCCCGTCAAAATGCACCTTCTGCTACTCGCCGCTGTTCTACAAGGGTTACTCCGGCGACCTTTCCGCCGAGCGCATCGTCTCACAGATAGAGCACCTTTATCGCACCTACGGCGTGAAGTTCATGCGCTTCTTCGAGGATACGTTCACCTGCAATCGCGACCGGCTGCGGAAGTTCTGCGAGCTGATGATCGAACGCAAGGTGCCGGTACAGTGGGACTGCGACTCCCGCATCGGCCTGTCTGACGAGGACATCGGGCTGATGTCGAAAGCCGGCTGTTTAAGCGTCGGCTTAGGGATAGAAAGCGGCTCGCCGCGCGTCATCAAGTTCATTAAGAAGGGTATCACCGTCAAGGCGGTGGAGGAGACTATCCAGCGCCTGGCCCGGCATAAAATCATGCCCCGTTTATATTTCATTGCCGAACTGCCCACCGAGACCGTCGAGGAGTTCCAGGAGACGCAGAACCTGATCAAACGTTTGGACAAGCCTCCCTACCAGTACATGCCCTACATGCCATTCCCGGCTACGGTGCTTTACGATTACATCATCAAAGAAGGCCTGATCCAGAAACCGAAACACCTTGCTGAGTGGGCCGGGGTGCTAACACTGAGATCGATGAACCCCAGCTACCTCAAAGTGCCGCCGGAGATGCTGGATAAAGCCCTGGACGACCTGCGGGACATGTATTTCCTTCGCCCGCTTCGCTTCGCCCTGCGCCACATGCCGCTCTACTTCACCCGCTTGGCGCCGACGCCCGGCAACCTGCTGAAAGGCTTGAAGCGTTTCTGGCTGTATTTCAGCACGCGGCCGCTGCCGGAGGGCAGAATCCGGGGACAGCTGCGATGA
- a CDS encoding radical SAM protein has product MRVLLVNPAKRFKGFLGKTRSLQPTVLPNSLLYIGAVLECGGHQVMIWDQQVDDRKPTDFFAAFNPQIVGFSVSVGGIIYEAIEQSKEFTRLDPSIKIVWGNVHPSMLPEQTLAEDYVDFVVIGPGEYTMLELANHLEKGTPVALADIRGLAFKQDGKVVVNPDRPFIQNLDELPDPAWHLVPMEDYWEKSLNTSRGCPSKCIFCYNPPFHKGQLGEFSAERIVSQMETLKNRYSVTLFRFFEDDFCHNRPRLHRFCNLVIEKKMKIRWDCDARAGLTEEDVSLMKRSGCASVGFGVESGSPRLLKFIRKTAKLEDIKQTFKLLVKYKILPKLYLISELPTETVADFEATRTLIKELGNPPYQYVSFLPYPGTELYNYCVARGLQPPKTTEEWAAFISQPDCGIRWSEVPKEMTAEFKQKLVKYYFWRRTFFALRHGMFSFYIPVNPSPKEFFRVIRFWWRYYVTRPITGH; this is encoded by the coding sequence ATGCGCGTCCTGTTAGTCAACCCCGCCAAGCGCTTCAAAGGCTTCCTGGGCAAAACCAGGTCGCTGCAGCCGACGGTGCTGCCCAATTCACTCCTCTATATCGGCGCGGTGCTGGAGTGCGGCGGCCACCAGGTCATGATCTGGGACCAGCAGGTAGATGATCGCAAGCCCACCGATTTCTTCGCCGCCTTCAATCCCCAAATAGTCGGCTTCTCCGTCTCTGTCGGCGGCATCATTTACGAAGCCATCGAGCAGTCGAAGGAATTTACGCGCCTCGATCCCTCGATTAAAATCGTCTGGGGCAACGTCCACCCCTCGATGCTGCCGGAACAGACGCTGGCCGAGGATTACGTTGACTTCGTGGTCATCGGCCCCGGCGAATACACCATGCTGGAATTGGCAAACCACCTTGAAAAAGGCACACCAGTAGCCCTCGCCGACATCCGTGGCCTCGCCTTCAAGCAAGATGGCAAGGTAGTCGTCAACCCCGACCGTCCCTTCATCCAGAACCTCGACGAGCTGCCGGACCCTGCGTGGCACCTGGTGCCCATGGAGGACTACTGGGAGAAGTCCCTCAACACCTCGCGCGGCTGCCCATCAAAGTGCATCTTCTGCTACAACCCGCCGTTCCATAAAGGCCAGCTCGGCGAGTTTTCCGCGGAGCGCATCGTGTCTCAGATGGAGACGCTTAAGAACCGCTATAGCGTGACCCTGTTCCGCTTCTTCGAGGATGACTTCTGCCACAACCGGCCGCGGCTGCACCGCTTCTGCAATCTGGTCATCGAGAAAAAGATGAAGATCCGCTGGGACTGCGACGCCCGCGCCGGCCTGACTGAGGAAGACGTCAGCCTGATGAAGAGAAGCGGCTGCGCCTCGGTAGGCTTCGGCGTGGAAAGCGGTTCGCCGCGGCTGTTGAAATTCATTCGCAAGACGGCCAAACTCGAGGACATCAAGCAGACGTTCAAACTCCTGGTCAAGTACAAGATCCTGCCCAAGCTGTACCTCATCTCGGAGCTGCCGACCGAGACCGTCGCGGACTTCGAAGCCACCAGGACCCTCATCAAGGAACTCGGCAACCCGCCGTACCAATACGTTTCCTTCCTGCCGTACCCCGGCACCGAACTCTATAATTACTGCGTCGCCCGCGGCCTGCAGCCCCCGAAAACAACCGAGGAATGGGCGGCTTTCATCTCCCAGCCGGACTGCGGCATCCGATGGTCGGAAGTACCCAAAGAAATGACCGCCGAATTCAAGCAAAAGCTGGTAAAATATTACTTCTGGCGGCGGACCTTCTTCGCGCTGCGGCACGGTATGTTCTCTTTTTACATCCCGGTCAATCCCAGCCCGAAGGAATTTTTCCGCGTCATACGCTTCTGGTGGCGCTACTACGTCACCCGCCCGATAACGGGACACTAA
- a CDS encoding adenosylcobinamide amidohydrolase has protein sequence MDKTKTENCAADTGLPASKITYREPLGDFHGVKAEIVGHCVWDYPANTLALRLPQPKWVLCAYQGYRKVTSVLNCFHPPESWHAVDNTDRTYWEYTRWIHREMLNQVAPGEKTALLFTGVDMHKHVMAEETYEELWVQAWVTAGVKTNALRIGRDAAYGIERKGLWQPFDHKSPPQPGTINIIVLTSSDLGQAAMASSFITITEAKTAALQDLDIRSSYNSKLQATGTSTDQVCIVPGNGDRCFYVSGQVKLGEMIARAVTRGVTEAINKVRGEG, from the coding sequence ATGGACAAAACAAAAACCGAAAACTGCGCCGCCGACACAGGCCTGCCGGCGTCTAAAATTACATACCGTGAGCCGCTGGGCGACTTCCACGGCGTTAAGGCTGAGATCGTCGGCCACTGCGTCTGGGACTACCCGGCCAACACCCTGGCCCTCCGCCTGCCGCAGCCCAAGTGGGTGCTGTGCGCCTACCAGGGCTACCGCAAGGTGACCTCCGTCCTCAACTGCTTCCACCCGCCGGAGTCCTGGCACGCCGTGGACAACACCGACCGAACCTACTGGGAATACACCCGCTGGATCCACCGGGAGATGCTCAACCAGGTAGCCCCCGGTGAAAAGACGGCTCTACTCTTCACCGGCGTGGATATGCACAAACACGTCATGGCGGAAGAAACCTACGAGGAGTTGTGGGTTCAGGCCTGGGTTACCGCCGGGGTCAAGACCAATGCCCTGCGGATTGGCCGGGACGCCGCCTACGGCATCGAACGCAAGGGGTTGTGGCAGCCGTTCGACCACAAGTCCCCGCCCCAGCCCGGCACCATCAACATCATCGTCCTGACGTCATCCGACCTCGGTCAGGCGGCCATGGCTTCCAGCTTCATCACCATCACCGAGGCCAAGACCGCCGCCCTGCAAGACCTGGACATCCGCAGTTCGTACAATTCCAAGCTCCAGGCCACTGGCACCAGCACCGACCAGGTCTGCATCGTGCCGGGCAACGGCGACCGCTGCTTCTATGTCTCGGGTCAGGTCAAGCTCGGCGAGATGATCGCCCGGGCCGTCACCCGCGGCGTCACGGAGGCCATCAACAAGGTGCGGGGGGAGGGGTAA